In Carya illinoinensis cultivar Pawnee chromosome 10, C.illinoinensisPawnee_v1, whole genome shotgun sequence, one DNA window encodes the following:
- the LOC122280020 gene encoding uncharacterized protein LOC122280020, which translates to MSQQSQRTSSLSPADLPMKRKRGRPRKGENLMLGKNKSMTPASASTRKNKESGDISDDADGAMVGQVVTGVIEGSFDAGYLLNVKVGDTDTHLRGVAFLPGRFTPITAANDVAPHVKMYDRKEIPIPVLNHQTQLHISVLPSGQSSKQPTRLKTHAPELSDQLHSPGLQSAIPNAPENLSASVMVTVAANSPKNDASLSLGGNEVPQKTSEPGLVSQSTSTVAQPDHDETVEHDEVLEECEVSPLIEGANHDGEATKESKAESASEPVVDMIPATEIATKEPQIQHQAVSLDLKPNELVHDEVKNPNLELNHTFVFAEPSEQMNKLTDIVMEEHAPPEKDIAEETQLEPAIEISSGTATSLSNGRPASDPLNATELGSHSPPQSSQPAMMSEGEAIPSESNQPTSKESALPGMMEPQLHSSGTRSYMENGVKDDPVPQS; encoded by the coding sequence ATGAGCCAACAGAGTCAAAGGACCAGTTCTTTATCTCCTGCAGACCTTCCTATGAAACGGAAGCGCGGTCGTCCACGGAAGGGTGAAAATCTGATGCTGGGGAAGAATAAATCCATGACGCCTGCATCTGCAAGtacaaggaaaaataaagaaagtggGGATATAAGTGATGATGCTGATGGTGCCATGGTGGGTCAGGTGGTTACTGGTGTCATTGAAGGTTCATTTGATGCTGGATATCTGCTTAATGTTAAGGTTGGGGACACTGACACACATCTGAGGGGTGTTGCCTTTCTTCCAGGAAGGTTCACCCCAATTACTGCTGCAAATGACGTTGCTCCACATGTTAAGATGTACGACAGAAAAGAGATCCCAATCCCAGTTCTCAACCATCAAACTCAGCTCCATATTTCTGTCCTCCCATCTGGACAAAGTAGTAAGCAACCTACTCGGCTTAAAACCCATGCACCTGAACTTTCAGATCAACTTCATTCTCCTGGGCTTCAGTCTGCAATCCCAAATGCACCTGAGAACCTATCTGCCTCTGTTATGGTAACTGTGGCTGCCAACTCTCCGAAGAATGATGCAAGTCTTTCCTTGGGAGGAAACGAAGTGCCTCAGAAAACATCGGAGCCTGGACTTGTGAGCCAATCTACATCTACTGTGGCACAGCCGGATCATGATGAGACTGTTGAACATGATGAGGTGTTGGAGGAATGTGAAGTTTCCCCACTGATTGAAGGAGCTAATCACGATGGAGAGGCAACTAAAGAATCAAAAGCAGAATCGGCATCTGAACCAGTTGTTGATATGATTCCAGCCACTGAAATCGCTACTAAAGAGCCTCAAATTCAGCACCAGGCTGTGAGTCTTGACCTTAAGCCTAATGAATTGGTTCATGATGAAGTGAAGAACCCAAATCTCGAACTCAACCATACTTTTGTATTTGCTGAACCTTCAGAACAGATGAATAAGCTCACCGACATTGTGATGGAAGAACATGCTCCTCCAGAAAAAGATATAGCAGAAGAAACACAATTGGAGCCTGCTATTGAGATTTCAAGTGGAACTGCTACGTCCCTCTCAAATGGAAGACCTGCAAGTGATCCTCTCAATGCTACCGAGTTGGGATCACACTCTCCACCACAGAGCAGCCAACCAGCTATGATGTCTGAGGGAGAGGCTATTCCATCAGAGTCCAACCAGCCAACCAGCAAAGAATCCGCTCTTCCAGGAATGATGGAACCCCAGCTCCATAGTTCTGGTACCCGAAGCTACATGGAAAATGGTGTCAAAGATGACCCAGTACCCCAGTCTTAG
- the LOC122278383 gene encoding uncharacterized protein LOC122278383 produces the protein MALLMGQYAYSKIDQEDPEEKKHRQAQSLIYKILLQADDRRSPSFFRIRICKLKVKIGKRIKKLRKSMSLGMSAARVGVYKRVIIHMKTWKRLFQRGNQTINVSGLE, from the coding sequence ATGGCTCTTCTGATGGGACAGTATGCTTACTCAAAGATCGATCAGGAAGACCCGGAAGAGAAAAAACATCGACAAGCTCAATCCTTGATCTATAAAATACTTCTGCAAGCGGATGATCGACGAAGCCCATCGTTTTTTAGAATCAGGATATGCAAGTTGAAGGTTAAGATTGGGAAGAGAATAAAGAAGCTGAGAAAGAGCATGTCGTTGGGTATGTCTGCGGCCAGAGTTGGTGTTTACAAACGAGTAATCATTCACATGAAAACATGGAAGCGCCTTTTTCAACGTGGAAATCAGACCATTAATGTTAGCGGTCTGGAGTAA